A single Paenibacillus kribbensis DNA region contains:
- a CDS encoding AraC family transcriptional regulator: MSIVESCQVLTAGYSFHRKPFYSNQPDGIKNYLFRLQTDGRCQARINGKMTRIEAGDLLLFSPTEPYELDIHNELNSMGEQIVESGDYHIFFGGAWVDEWWNHHKRPNRIKVQLTEALLGLFRQLVMEQRRISNPYPEISSYYIRILCLEFDRMLSEHPIATHHNYLAYQIKNYIEENASSNFKLDDVSSHVGISVSRAVHLFKETFDTSIMQYTLDIRLNMARERIIFSPMSLEQAAESSGFANYTYFHRVFRSRFGMSPKEFRVIHREQL, from the coding sequence ATGTCCATCGTCGAGTCTTGTCAGGTTCTTACCGCAGGCTATTCCTTTCATCGTAAACCCTTTTATTCGAACCAGCCTGATGGGATTAAAAATTATTTATTTCGACTGCAAACAGACGGACGCTGCCAGGCCCGCATTAATGGAAAAATGACACGAATTGAGGCGGGAGACCTGTTGCTGTTTAGTCCAACTGAGCCCTATGAGCTGGATATTCACAATGAGTTGAATTCCATGGGTGAACAGATCGTGGAAAGCGGAGATTACCACATCTTTTTCGGTGGCGCTTGGGTAGATGAGTGGTGGAATCACCACAAACGGCCTAACCGAATCAAGGTTCAGCTCACAGAAGCCCTGCTCGGCCTATTTCGCCAGCTAGTGATGGAACAGCGTCGTATTTCTAATCCTTACCCGGAAATTTCAAGCTATTACATACGCATTTTATGTTTGGAGTTCGACCGTATGCTGTCCGAGCATCCTATTGCTACACATCATAATTACCTGGCTTATCAGATTAAAAATTATATTGAGGAAAATGCATCCTCCAACTTCAAACTGGATGACGTTTCTTCACATGTCGGCATCAGCGTATCCCGAGCCGTGCATTTGTTCAAGGAAACATTCGATACAAGCATTATGCAGTACACGCTGGACATCAGGCTCAACATGGCGAGGGAGCGAATCATTTTCAGTCCTATGTCACTGGAACAAGCCGCAGAATCGTCCGGATTTGCAAACTATACCTATTTTCACCGTGTATTCCGTTCCCGCTTTGGCATGTCTCCCAAGGAGTTCAGAGTGATTCACCGCGAGCAATTATAA
- a CDS encoding alpha-N-arabinofuranosidase has protein sequence MKGSIIVNTDWEQGVINKNIYGQFAEHLGRCIYEGLWVGQESPIPNTDGIRNDVVEALKRLNIPVLRWPGGCFADEYHWKDGVGPKENRKRMVNTHWGGVVENNHFGTHEFFQLCELLNAEPYICGNVGSGTVQEMSEWVEYMTFDGESPMAAWRQENGREKPWKLKYFGVGNENWGCGGNMRPEYYADLYRRYQTYVRNYGDNRIYRIAGGANVDDYRWTEVLMREAGYLMDGLSLHNYTVPGTWEAKRQALGFDEAEWFETMKKSLHMDELITRHSAIMDKYDPDKRVGLIVDEWGTWFLTEPGTNPGFLYQQNTMRDALVAGLHLHIFHNHHDRVQMTNIAQMVNVLQAMVLTEGPAMLLTPTYHVFEMFKVHQDAQALATHTKLGNYEYDGDSIPQVSVSASKAQDGYIHISLCNVHPGESANLNLELRGLEEVKEISGVVLVSDEMQAHNTFDQPERVKKAAFTSFQQQGQRLDIVLPPMSVVMLAIAP, from the coding sequence GTGAAGGGTTCCATTATTGTAAATACCGATTGGGAACAAGGCGTTATTAACAAGAATATCTACGGGCAATTTGCCGAGCATCTTGGAAGATGTATTTATGAAGGCTTATGGGTTGGCCAGGAATCTCCGATTCCGAACACGGACGGAATTCGCAATGATGTGGTAGAAGCGCTTAAAAGGCTGAATATTCCTGTGCTGCGTTGGCCAGGGGGCTGTTTTGCTGATGAATATCATTGGAAAGACGGTGTCGGACCGAAAGAAAATCGCAAGAGAATGGTAAATACGCACTGGGGTGGTGTGGTTGAAAATAATCATTTTGGTACACATGAGTTTTTCCAGTTGTGTGAGCTGTTAAATGCAGAGCCTTATATATGTGGAAATGTAGGCAGTGGTACAGTGCAGGAAATGTCGGAGTGGGTAGAGTATATGACCTTTGATGGGGAATCGCCTATGGCTGCATGGCGTCAGGAAAACGGTCGTGAGAAACCGTGGAAGCTCAAATATTTTGGAGTGGGGAACGAAAACTGGGGTTGTGGCGGCAACATGCGTCCGGAATATTATGCCGATCTGTATCGTCGTTATCAGACCTATGTTCGTAACTATGGCGATAACCGCATTTATCGGATTGCAGGCGGGGCAAATGTGGATGATTACCGTTGGACCGAAGTGCTGATGCGAGAAGCCGGATATCTTATGGACGGTTTGAGTCTGCACAATTACACGGTCCCGGGTACTTGGGAAGCGAAACGGCAAGCACTCGGTTTTGATGAAGCGGAATGGTTTGAGACGATGAAAAAATCATTGCACATGGACGAATTGATTACCCGCCATTCTGCCATTATGGACAAATATGATCCTGATAAGCGGGTCGGATTGATCGTCGATGAATGGGGAACCTGGTTCCTGACCGAGCCGGGTACGAATCCGGGCTTTCTGTATCAGCAAAATACGATGCGCGATGCGCTTGTAGCTGGACTGCACCTGCACATTTTCCATAATCACCATGACCGTGTGCAGATGACGAATATTGCCCAAATGGTCAATGTTTTGCAGGCGATGGTTCTGACCGAAGGGCCAGCTATGCTGTTGACGCCGACATATCATGTATTTGAAATGTTCAAGGTGCATCAGGATGCACAAGCACTTGCTACTCATACCAAGCTAGGCAATTATGAATATGATGGAGATTCCATCCCGCAAGTAAGTGTGTCTGCTTCCAAGGCACAGGATGGCTATATTCATATCAGCTTGTGCAATGTCCATCCGGGCGAGTCTGCAAATTTAAATCTGGAGCTGAGAGGACTGGAAGAGGTTAAGGAGATCAGTGGAGTTGTCCTTGTCAGCGATGAAATGCAGGCACATAATACGTTTGACCAGCCGGAGCGCGTAAAAAAGGCAGCTTTTACGTCCTTCCAGCAGCAGGGTCAGCGTTTGGATATTGTATTGCCGCCGATGTCGGTAGTGATGCTGGCGATTGCTCCGTAA
- a CDS encoding YitT family protein, whose amino-acid sequence MRKTYESIVNNGALRQIVVMLLGTCILAFTYYHINAQNHLSEGGFAGLALLGHYAFGISPAWSMLLLDIPVIILAWVLKGRRFMLLALIGAVGFSLFYAGFEKYSTLVIDLHGNLLIAALLCGVLTGLGAGIVLRFGGATGGDDILSLLISEWRGWKIGNVFIVSDIIVLGLSLLYLPVKETMFTILAVWLAGKIITWTTTFQLHRPVKKVLPAAVPANKVVAKTVPVVHSLRQ is encoded by the coding sequence ATGAGGAAAACTTACGAATCTATCGTGAACAATGGAGCACTAAGGCAGATTGTTGTCATGCTGCTCGGAACATGCATTTTAGCTTTTACGTACTATCACATTAATGCTCAAAATCATTTGTCAGAAGGCGGATTTGCGGGCCTGGCCCTGCTGGGACATTATGCCTTTGGCATATCTCCGGCGTGGAGTATGCTGTTGCTGGATATTCCTGTCATCATTCTGGCATGGGTGTTGAAGGGCAGAAGATTCATGCTGCTGGCATTGATCGGAGCAGTCGGCTTTTCCCTGTTTTATGCAGGATTTGAAAAATATTCGACGCTGGTTATAGATCTGCACGGCAACTTGCTAATAGCGGCTTTGCTTTGTGGAGTACTGACTGGGTTGGGAGCCGGAATCGTGCTGCGATTCGGTGGAGCAACCGGGGGCGATGACATTTTGTCCCTGCTGATCAGTGAGTGGCGCGGATGGAAAATCGGCAATGTGTTTATTGTCAGTGACATTATCGTATTAGGATTATCACTATTGTATCTACCTGTGAAGGAAACAATGTTTACAATACTGGCTGTGTGGCTTGCCGGAAAAATAATTACATGGACGACAACATTCCAACTGCACCGACCTGTGAAAAAGGTGCTGCCTGCGGCTGTTCCAGCCAACAAGGTAGTTGCCAAAACTGTGCCGGTCGTCCACAGCCTTCGTCAATAA
- a CDS encoding sugar phosphate isomerase/epimerase family protein has protein sequence MAKVGLQLYTVREELEQDFEGTLRKVVELGYKGVEFHTFFGRSAKDVKALLDELKLEVVGTHVPYTRLLDHLDEEIAYHKELGNKYLIVPYLTDEQRQWDELFSNLNRIGEKVKEQGLILAYHNHDFEMTEKINDRPVFDAIYDEVPADLLQVEMDTCWVYYGGYDPVEYIGRYRGRLPIIHLKDMARDEQQKAVTVELGQGEVQLQAITDAAIQAGVDWIVVEQDFSSNPPIESIETSFKWLQHYAAEGGNIHV, from the coding sequence ATGGCAAAAGTAGGATTGCAATTGTACACAGTAAGGGAAGAGCTTGAACAGGATTTTGAAGGTACGTTGCGCAAGGTCGTTGAGCTTGGCTATAAAGGGGTAGAATTTCATACCTTTTTCGGGCGCAGCGCCAAGGATGTCAAAGCACTTTTGGATGAACTGAAACTGGAAGTTGTCGGAACTCACGTGCCATATACTCGCTTGCTGGATCATTTGGATGAAGAGATTGCATACCACAAGGAATTGGGCAATAAGTACCTGATCGTTCCTTATTTAACCGACGAACAGCGCCAGTGGGATGAACTTTTTTCCAATCTGAATCGTATTGGTGAAAAGGTGAAGGAACAGGGCCTGATTTTGGCTTATCATAATCATGATTTTGAAATGACGGAGAAAATTAATGATCGTCCGGTATTTGATGCTATATATGATGAAGTTCCCGCTGATTTGTTACAGGTCGAAATGGATACTTGTTGGGTATACTATGGAGGCTATGATCCTGTGGAATACATCGGACGTTATCGGGGTCGCCTGCCTATCATTCACTTAAAGGATATGGCACGTGACGAACAGCAAAAAGCAGTTACCGTAGAGCTTGGCCAAGGAGAAGTACAGCTTCAGGCTATTACGGACGCCGCTATTCAGGCAGGCGTGGATTGGATTGTGGTGGAACAGGATTTCAGCTCAAATCCTCCAATCGAAAGCATTGAAACTAGCTTTAAGTGGCTCCAACACTACGCAGCTGAGGGAGGAAATATTCATGTCTAA
- the msrA gene encoding peptide-methionine (S)-S-oxide reductase MsrA, whose product MSTNNPNTVEKATFAGGCFWCMVSPFEELPGILKVRSGYTGGHTENPTYEEVCSETTGHVEAVQITFDPQVFPYEKLLELFWQQIDPTDEGGQFHDRGLSYQTAIFYHNEEQRIQAEASKEALAQSGRFDKPIATPILPAATFYEAEEYHQDYHKKNPAHYKRYRKGSGREDFIEQNWSNKIDKSDLKDRLTPIQYEVTQKNATERPFQNEFWNHEGEGIYVDIVSGEPLFSSLDKYDAGCGWPSFTRPLRSYSIKEKTDLSHFMIRTEVRSREADSHLGHVFDDGPGPEGLRYCINSAALRFVPLEDLEREGYGAYKSLFEK is encoded by the coding sequence ATGAGCACCAACAATCCAAACACAGTGGAAAAGGCAACTTTTGCAGGCGGCTGCTTCTGGTGCATGGTTTCCCCTTTCGAGGAATTGCCCGGTATTTTAAAGGTTAGATCCGGCTATACAGGAGGACATACAGAAAACCCCACCTATGAAGAGGTGTGCTCTGAAACTACGGGACATGTGGAAGCAGTACAAATTACATTTGATCCACAAGTTTTCCCGTATGAAAAACTGTTGGAGCTTTTCTGGCAACAGATTGACCCGACAGATGAAGGGGGACAATTCCACGATAGAGGCTTGTCCTACCAAACGGCTATTTTCTATCATAATGAAGAGCAGCGAATCCAAGCAGAAGCCTCTAAAGAAGCTCTGGCTCAAAGTGGACGCTTCGACAAGCCCATTGCTACACCCATCCTGCCTGCGGCAACTTTTTATGAAGCGGAAGAATATCATCAGGACTATCACAAGAAGAATCCCGCTCATTACAAACGCTACCGCAAAGGCTCAGGCCGCGAGGACTTTATCGAGCAGAATTGGTCCAACAAGATTGATAAATCTGATCTTAAAGATCGGCTGACCCCTATCCAATACGAAGTAACACAAAAAAACGCGACTGAGCGCCCTTTTCAAAATGAATTTTGGAATCATGAGGGTGAAGGGATTTACGTGGATATCGTATCCGGAGAGCCTTTGTTCAGCTCGCTGGACAAATATGATGCGGGCTGCGGTTGGCCGAGCTTTACCCGCCCCCTGCGCAGCTACAGCATCAAAGAAAAGACCGATCTCAGCCATTTTATGATCCGTACCGAGGTCCGTAGCCGTGAAGCAGACTCTCATTTGGGGCATGTATTTGACGATGGTCCAGGTCCAGAGGGACTCCGCTATTGCATCAATTCCGCCGCACTCCGCTTTGTTCCTCTAGAGGACTTGGAGCGTGAGGGGTATGGAGCCTATAAGTCATTATTTGAAAAGTAA
- a CDS encoding DMT family transporter has product MSRSLYAALLLLSLIWGGSFLFIKVLLLHQVGPWTIVFLRSSFGFVFIVLLMLFMRIPFKINSIPWKSVILVALVNMVLPWTLIGFSETRIASSMASVLNATTPIWTMLVGLVLFGAIFHRLQWLGMCLAFVGIIILLGINPASIISVDPVGFGCMLLATLCYGFGTQLSKRFLSNLSMYQATFATLFGAAVGGGIMMTIVERPDLSIVFVPGVFGSLVGLGVLGSGVAYILFNYMILRGSAEFAASVTYFVPVSAIVWGFLLLNEHIGWNVLAGLVLILGGVFMANQRRTVKLAG; this is encoded by the coding sequence TTGTCACGTTCGTTGTATGCAGCGTTATTGCTACTGAGTCTTATTTGGGGTGGTTCGTTTCTGTTTATTAAAGTGTTATTGCTGCATCAAGTAGGACCGTGGACCATCGTTTTTCTCCGTTCCAGCTTCGGATTTGTTTTTATTGTCTTGTTGATGCTGTTTATGCGCATACCGTTTAAAATCAACAGCATTCCGTGGAAGTCCGTTATTCTGGTAGCTTTGGTCAACATGGTTTTACCATGGACTTTGATCGGTTTTAGTGAGACCAGAATAGCTAGCAGCATGGCTTCGGTATTAAATGCTACAACGCCCATTTGGACCATGTTGGTGGGGCTTGTCCTTTTCGGAGCTATATTTCATCGCCTACAGTGGCTGGGAATGTGTCTCGCTTTTGTAGGGATCATTATTTTACTGGGCATTAATCCTGCATCCATTATTTCAGTTGATCCTGTAGGTTTTGGATGTATGCTGCTTGCGACTCTCTGCTACGGATTTGGAACGCAGCTGTCCAAACGTTTTCTCTCCAATCTGTCCATGTATCAGGCTACCTTTGCGACACTGTTTGGTGCGGCAGTTGGGGGTGGTATCATGATGACAATTGTAGAGAGACCTGATTTGTCGATTGTTTTTGTTCCCGGTGTGTTTGGTTCCCTCGTAGGACTAGGGGTTCTGGGATCAGGAGTAGCGTATATTTTGTTCAACTATATGATATTGCGAGGAAGTGCAGAATTTGCTGCTTCGGTGACTTATTTTGTACCAGTGAGCGCTATTGTATGGGGATTTTTGCTGCTGAATGAGCATATTGGCTGGAATGTTCTTGCCGGACTCGTTCTTATCCTGGGAGGTGTATTTATGGCCAATCAGCGTAGAACAGTCAAATTAGCTGGATAA
- a CDS encoding TVP38/TMEM64 family protein, whose amino-acid sequence MKKWLFAAAYVSLLCIAFIYRYDWLAWANKQTSFPALLLIAFLFALIPFVPYKLIIASIAYAAGAWQGALICWLGTTLAALVVYGAVRTLFRDKGRAYLKRFPALERLNQVMEREPFTAVLLARLIPVIPQAAVNVYTGVAGFPFWSFLLGTAIGKLPAIAVYAYAGGTIAEHPITGLLILLLYTSLLGGCFVLYRKRLQRANRT is encoded by the coding sequence ATGAAAAAATGGCTATTCGCCGCTGCTTATGTTTCGCTGCTCTGCATCGCGTTTATCTACAGATATGATTGGCTTGCTTGGGCAAATAAGCAAACCTCCTTCCCGGCTCTGCTGCTAATTGCATTTTTATTCGCGTTAATTCCGTTCGTGCCTTACAAGCTGATTATCGCTTCCATTGCTTATGCGGCAGGTGCCTGGCAAGGCGCTTTGATCTGCTGGCTTGGCACTACCTTGGCTGCACTGGTCGTTTATGGTGCGGTACGTACCCTGTTCCGCGACAAAGGACGAGCATACCTGAAGCGGTTTCCCGCGTTGGAACGCTTGAATCAGGTCATGGAGCGGGAGCCTTTTACCGCTGTGCTGCTGGCTCGCCTGATTCCGGTCATCCCGCAGGCGGCTGTAAATGTATACACCGGAGTAGCGGGGTTTCCGTTTTGGAGCTTTCTGCTAGGGACTGCTATTGGCAAACTGCCCGCAATTGCCGTATACGCTTATGCAGGCGGCACCATTGCGGAACATCCGATCACCGGCTTGCTCATTTTGCTGTTGTATACTTCGCTGCTGGGTGGCTGCTTTGTACTGTATCGAAAAAGACTTCAACGTGCCAATAGAACATAA
- a CDS encoding Gfo/Idh/MocA family protein: MNKQKTRVAIAGLGGIARKVYLPLLAAHEGVDIIGVMNRSQEPVNSIMEQYRLPKGTTDVKEMLAWEPEAVFIHAATEAHFDLVMACIEKGIAVYVDKPLSYDVRQSVEMTAFAEAQAVLLAVGFNRRFAPHYVAAKAWLETVGGFSQCAAIKHRTGYDRRPAEQTVYDDLIHMLDLLLWLGGDHYELLHSKLTTTNEGYMEASFGSVRLGNAFGSYSMSRQAGADIERLELHGAGRSAEVTNMEQAVFTEKSKLPLTQVFGSWDTILERRGFSGVVNHFLEHIHRPEECTISAGKVLESHMLAEELVNHLND; this comes from the coding sequence ATGAACAAGCAGAAAACAAGAGTGGCCATTGCAGGGCTGGGAGGTATTGCTCGCAAAGTGTATTTGCCATTGCTGGCTGCACACGAAGGTGTGGACATTATAGGTGTCATGAACCGTTCGCAGGAGCCGGTTAATTCTATCATGGAGCAATACAGGCTGCCGAAAGGAACGACAGATGTAAAGGAGATGCTGGCGTGGGAGCCGGAAGCTGTATTTATACATGCCGCGACGGAAGCTCATTTTGATCTGGTTATGGCGTGTATTGAAAAAGGAATTGCGGTGTATGTAGATAAACCGTTGTCCTATGATGTTCGTCAAAGTGTGGAGATGACCGCGTTTGCGGAGGCACAAGCTGTGCTGCTGGCGGTAGGCTTTAACCGACGTTTTGCTCCGCATTATGTAGCTGCTAAAGCTTGGCTGGAGACAGTGGGCGGCTTCAGTCAATGTGCAGCCATTAAACACCGAACGGGGTATGATCGGAGACCTGCTGAACAAACGGTCTATGATGATTTGATTCATATGCTTGATTTGCTATTGTGGCTGGGCGGCGATCATTATGAGCTGTTGCACAGTAAACTGACGACGACGAATGAAGGGTATATGGAAGCTTCGTTTGGTTCCGTACGTTTGGGAAATGCCTTCGGTAGCTATAGCATGAGCAGACAGGCAGGAGCTGACATAGAGAGGCTGGAGCTGCATGGGGCAGGTCGATCTGCTGAAGTAACCAATATGGAACAGGCTGTTTTCACGGAAAAAAGCAAGCTGCCACTAACGCAAGTTTTCGGAAGCTGGGACACGATATTGGAAAGACGGGGATTCAGCGGAGTCGTGAACCATTTTCTGGAGCATATTCATCGTCCGGAGGAGTGCACGATAAGTGCTGGAAAGGTGCTGGAAAGCCATATGCTGGCAGAAGAACTGGTCAATCATCTGAATGACTAA
- a CDS encoding lipid II flippase Amj family protein, protein MFAWGVVFLLTIIIHTTDSLSYALRLGGLRARRIGLALTVAGMLLLVSRTSNMAQGPLLGGMVDQAKAAAQMGGADVGLELHMHGVLLAATVGTMFAILLYPTVVRMSARWIVHLEHTGSIPAMVRHFMLRNRWKYAGYYIKRPTWSMLTSLLSGVIPKRLIVLNMTVTAIYTTGVVSALYASFLWPAQSTVMSMSSGLINGVATVLLTLLIDPRLAVLSEKTLRGELPLHRMNSMYGWMIISRLAGTLLAQLLLVPLAIWLGWVMG, encoded by the coding sequence TTGTTTGCCTGGGGGGTTGTTTTTCTACTTACCATCATCATACATACTACGGATAGCTTGTCTTACGCCCTACGTCTTGGAGGCTTACGGGCGCGTCGTATCGGACTGGCGTTAACCGTAGCGGGGATGCTGCTCTTGGTTTCACGTACCTCTAATATGGCGCAGGGGCCTTTGCTGGGAGGAATGGTTGACCAGGCCAAAGCTGCGGCACAAATGGGCGGAGCGGATGTCGGACTGGAGTTACATATGCATGGAGTGTTATTGGCCGCAACCGTTGGAACAATGTTCGCTATTTTGTTGTATCCAACGGTTGTGCGCATGTCAGCCAGATGGATTGTACACTTGGAGCATACTGGGTCTATTCCGGCTATGGTGCGTCATTTCATGCTGCGAAATCGCTGGAAGTATGCGGGCTATTATATAAAGCGTCCTACCTGGTCCATGCTCACCTCACTGTTGAGTGGAGTAATACCCAAGCGTCTCATTGTTTTGAATATGACGGTTACCGCAATTTATACGACCGGGGTGGTATCCGCCTTGTACGCATCGTTCCTGTGGCCCGCTCAAAGTACGGTAATGTCCATGTCGTCAGGTCTAATCAATGGCGTAGCAACGGTACTATTGACCCTGTTAATTGATCCTCGATTGGCCGTTTTGTCGGAAAAAACATTGCGTGGAGAACTGCCTTTACATCGGATGAACAGTATGTACGGCTGGATGATCATTTCGCGATTGGCAGGTACCTTGCTTGCCCAGTTGTTACTGGTACCGCTGGCCATTTGGCTTGGATGGGTTATGGGCTGA
- a CDS encoding TerC family protein, which yields MDFFSIEFFTALLSIIIIDLVLAGDNAIVIGLAARNVDKANQKKVIIWGTVGAVIIRVIATVLVTFLLQIYGLRLIGGLALIYIAYKLLVEEKKHEISATNQMWAAIRTIIIADTMMGLDNVLAVAGAAHGDMLLVILGLAISVPIMVWGSTIILKLTERYPVVITIGAAVLAYTAAKMVVAEPLIAQWFANGVVKYGFEALIVVLVVAIGLRVKKIKSEKTKKQALHA from the coding sequence ATGGATTTTTTCTCAATTGAGTTTTTTACCGCATTATTGTCCATCATTATCATTGATCTGGTGCTAGCTGGAGATAATGCGATCGTAATTGGCCTGGCAGCTCGCAATGTTGACAAGGCCAACCAAAAGAAGGTTATTATTTGGGGGACGGTCGGCGCAGTCATCATTCGTGTGATTGCTACGGTATTGGTCACGTTTTTACTGCAAATTTATGGCTTGCGATTGATCGGGGGACTTGCACTCATCTATATCGCCTACAAGCTGCTGGTGGAAGAAAAGAAGCACGAAATTTCAGCAACCAATCAAATGTGGGCAGCGATTCGCACCATTATTATTGCGGATACAATGATGGGACTCGACAATGTACTTGCTGTCGCGGGAGCGGCTCATGGTGATATGCTGCTTGTAATTCTTGGTCTGGCGATCTCCGTTCCAATTATGGTATGGGGAAGTACGATTATCTTGAAACTGACTGAACGTTATCCGGTCGTCATTACGATTGGAGCTGCTGTATTAGCCTATACCGCTGCAAAAATGGTGGTGGCTGAGCCGTTAATTGCACAGTGGTTTGCAAATGGGGTCGTTAAATACGGTTTTGAAGCTCTGATTGTGGTTCTGGTTGTAGCCATTGGGCTGCGCGTTAAAAAAATAAAGTCGGAGAAAACAAAAAAACAAGCGCTTCACGCCTAA
- a CDS encoding Gfo/Idh/MocA family protein, translating to MERMKAGIIGCGNISTVYLENLQNSPLIEVVAVADLLEERARAKADEFNIENVYKVDELLRQPEIELVFNLTVPGSHALTDVAILEAGKHVYSEKPLAVSLEDGRRILDVAKAKNLRVGCAPDTFLGAGIQTARHAIQSGIIGQPVAATAFLMGRGPEWWHENPEFFYAAGGGPMFDMGPYYLTSLIHLLGPIRRISGSVGIQIPERYIHSGPKSGTPLQVETPTHLAGTLDFDNGAIVTLITSFDIQGASELPRIEIYGTKGTLNLPDPNFFNGDVKLRRPGEENVEVLKPLFECEKNERGIGAGEMVRAIRSEKNHHANAELAYHVLEAMHAFQRSSLEGKHIMLESTFEPDEDLYEGTDITVHPS from the coding sequence GTGGAACGAATGAAGGCCGGGATCATCGGTTGTGGTAACATTAGTACGGTATATCTTGAAAATCTGCAAAATAGTCCGCTTATTGAGGTGGTAGCTGTCGCTGACCTGCTGGAGGAAAGGGCCAGGGCGAAGGCCGATGAATTCAACATTGAAAACGTATACAAAGTGGATGAGTTGCTGCGTCAGCCTGAGATTGAGCTTGTATTTAATCTGACTGTGCCTGGCAGCCATGCACTGACAGATGTGGCGATACTGGAGGCAGGCAAGCACGTGTACAGTGAAAAGCCTTTGGCGGTATCTTTGGAGGACGGCAGACGCATTCTGGATGTAGCCAAAGCAAAAAACCTGCGTGTCGGCTGTGCTCCGGATACATTTCTCGGCGCGGGCATTCAGACTGCACGCCATGCCATACAGTCCGGAATCATTGGTCAGCCAGTAGCTGCTACGGCCTTTTTAATGGGCAGGGGCCCAGAGTGGTGGCATGAGAATCCGGAGTTTTTCTATGCCGCTGGAGGTGGGCCGATGTTTGACATGGGGCCTTACTATTTGACCTCGCTGATCCACCTGCTCGGGCCAATTCGGCGAATTAGCGGCTCCGTAGGGATTCAGATTCCGGAACGTTATATACATTCCGGTCCCAAAAGCGGCACGCCACTGCAAGTGGAGACACCAACGCATCTGGCCGGGACCCTGGATTTTGATAACGGTGCTATCGTAACGCTGATCACCAGCTTTGATATTCAGGGAGCTTCCGAGCTGCCGCGTATCGAAATTTACGGAACAAAAGGGACTTTGAATCTACCGGACCCTAACTTTTTTAACGGCGATGTTAAGCTTCGTCGACCTGGAGAGGAAAACGTGGAGGTGTTGAAGCCTCTTTTTGAATGTGAAAAAAACGAGCGTGGAATAGGTGCAGGCGAGATGGTGAGAGCCATTCGCAGTGAAAAGAACCATCATGCCAATGCGGAGCTAGCCTATCATGTGTTGGAAGCCATGCATGCTTTTCAACGTTCCTCATTGGAAGGAAAGCATATTATGCTGGAGAGCACGTTTGAGCCGGACGAGGATTTGTATGAAGGAACAGATATAACGGTACATCCATCCTAA